The Methanolobus sp. WCC4 genome includes the window CCTATTGATGTCTGTATCTTCTTCAATTTCGAAGACAGGAACATTGAAAGCATTTCAAGCTCATCAAAGGGTATCTGCATCTCTTTCAGGATGGGTTTGAGGTGGAATTCCAAAAGTTCTGCCTCATATGAATCTACATTTTTTTTCCATTCCTCTTTTATCCTGGCCTTCTCTTCATCTGAGCTATTTGATCTTGAAAAAGAGTCAACTATCCATTCAGCAAAATCCCGGATGATCAAAAAACCAATTGGACATGGCTGCAGTCCAACAGAGTTGCCGGATGTGTTTACCTTGAAGGGATACATACCACAAACGGTAGGTCTTTTATCATACACTTCGCATCTGCCGGTTGAACCGAGGAAAGAGCAGGGTGCATTCATCAAGTAAAGGCCTGCAGATAAACCTTCATTTGTGATCATCCCGGCTTTTTTCTCGTTCAGGATACTCAGGACCTTTACCTCATCCTCGAATATGTGTATCTGCCCCTGACTGCAGCAATGTGCTCCACAGGTATCAGGGCATTGATAGTGTTTCAGGATATTCTGAACCGCTCTATAATGAATTGCATTCTTTACAGCAGTGCTAATTTCCATAGGCTTGTTTTTCACCTGTTTTTAATTTATTAAATTGCTCTAAAACAGTGCTTATAACTAAAACTATGGATATAATGGTTTTGCTCATAAAATATCTACTATAAACTATTTTATAAAAAAATAATGCTCTATTACTACTTTGATTCTCTATTAATCTAGTATTATCTCTTTTATTCCTAAAATCGGCTTTAATGGTAGATTTTAGATTCATGTCATATGTTAGCAGTAGAAGTCACAAATGTTACAATGTATGATGTGTGGTTTCAGGAATAGTACTCTGAGCTGTAGTTCACGAGCAAGGTTTGCAACCCCTTGCAAGGACACAGGAAATGATGTGAAGAGTTCAGGGAATATGCCGAATGCAGGGGCTTGAGACCAGGAGCTGGTTTATGTGATACTCTTCTAGCTGTGTGGATTGCTCCGGGAATAGGATCGATCATCACAGTAGAAAAGTGTCAGAAAATCGATATACTCACTTTGATATATGAGCATCAAAAGAAAAATGATGAATGGAAGAGAATCACTCTCTCCATTCATAGATGTAGTTTGTCCTGTAGAATGCAGCATTCTGGTAGGTGTATGTCATTCTGAATGACCCTCCAAATGCATTTTCCCAAGGTGCGTTTGCCTTGAATGTACCTTCCTTGACGGTGCCTGTTGGGTCATTATGCTCCATCTTGAAGAAAGCTCCATAAGTATCATCTTCCAGATAATAGTGGCTTCCGGAACCTCCTCTGATATCAATATCTGCATCGTCTATTACAATGTAGCTTGAATCTCCAAGGTAGAGACCTTTAGTTTCCATCAAAGTGGCCTCTTTTCTAACATAGATCGAGATCTCTTCTTCAGCAGCGTAGAAGTCCTCTGGTTCTTCACTGATAGTTCTTACCTGTGCAGTCTCACCTTTGTCTCCTATATCACTGGTCCAGACATTTCCTCTTTCGTAATCTACGTCGTATGTGTAATATTCGTGTGTACTTACTACTTTGTCTCCGTAGTCTTCGACTTCAACGAGGTACCAGCCAGGTATTATGTCTGATGAGCTTATGCTTGCTGACTGTCCAATTCTGCTTCCTGTCCAGCCACCACTCCATGATGAACTGTCAGAGCCGTATCTCCAGTTTCCTTCGAATGAGTTACCGTCGCTGCTAAGTTTAAGTTCTACATCACCTGCATCGTTAGGTGCTGAATATGAAGGGCTTTCGGACCAGGTTCCTATGAATACGTCGCCGTTCATGACACCTTCAAGTCTTCCGCTGTCGTGAGTGTACTCACCGACTATCTTATCACCAGATTGCCAGAATGTCATATCTCCCCAGTTCGAGCTCCATTCTCCTACAAAGCTGTATGATGTGCTTTCAGATACGAATCCGCTTTGTGGAGTTGGTATTGTATCAGCTGTTCCTGTGCTTCCGAAATCGGCCTGATGGCTGCTTGTTGTTGTACCGTCGAGCAGGTCAAGTGGTATTGAAACAGTCTCACCGTCTATTATCTCGAACTCAACGGATTCTTCAACTCCTGCTCCGCTTATGATTACCTCATAATCTCCAAGTGGCCAGCCATCATCCGGTTTTTCTAGAATGAAAGTTCCACGTCCGAAGTCTTCACCGGTTTCGGATTCGAAGGTGTAGATCGAATAATCATTTTCGAGATATATCCACTCGATGCTTATCATGTCGTAATCGAAGTTGTCAT containing:
- a CDS encoding YkgJ family cysteine cluster protein, producing the protein MEISTAVKNAIHYRAVQNILKHYQCPDTCGAHCCSQGQIHIFEDEVKVLSILNEKKAGMITNEGLSAGLYLMNAPCSFLGSTGRCEVYDKRPTVCGMYPFKVNTSGNSVGLQPCPIGFLIIRDFAEWIVDSFSRSNSSDEEKARIKEEWKKNVDSYEAELLEFHLKPILKEMQIPFDELEMLSMFLSSKLKKIQTSIGPGQ